From Lycium ferocissimum isolate CSIRO_LF1 chromosome 12, AGI_CSIRO_Lferr_CH_V1, whole genome shotgun sequence, one genomic window encodes:
- the LOC132039651 gene encoding cucumber peeling cupredoxin-like, with the protein MKIARIALVFVAVILAVLPGNIVAVDHVVGNSTGWRIPSGGPATYANWASGRTFRVGDTLVFNFATGAHDVAKVTKSAYDSCSSTGPVTLITVGPANITLNSTGAEYFICTFGQHCSAGQKLAINVTAASSPTPSPAPSPVPTPTPSPVPTPTPTPAPTPSSTPSPTPMSTPTPSPSPSMGPSGQSPSPSGGAGTPPSSSPPTGPVTPGTTPPPMTPSDGQVPPPPPSSATRNFFASALVMFMSIAISIMW; encoded by the exons ATGAAAATTGCAAGAATTGCTCTAGTATTTGTGGCTGTAATTTTGGCAGTGTTGCCGGGGAATATAGTAGCAGTTGATCATGTGGTTGGTAATAGTACGGGTTGGAGAATTCCCTCAGGTGGCCCTGCAACTTATGCCAATTGGGCTTCAGGACGTACCTTTAGAGTTGGTGATACCTTAG TGTTCAATTTTGCTACTGGAGCACATGATGTAGCCAAAGTCACAAAGAGTGCATATGATTCTTGCAGCTCCACAGGTCCTGTTACTCTTATAACTGTTGGACCAGCCAATATCACTCTCAATTCCACAGGAGCTGAATAtttcatttgcacttttggccAACATTGTTCTGCTGGCCAAAAACTAGCCATCAATGTAACCGCTGCTTCCTCTCCTACTCCTAGTCCCGCACCATCACCCGTCCCTACCCCTACCCCATCACCCGTCCCTACCCCGACCCCGACCCCTGCACCGACTCCTTCCTCAACACCGTCCCCGACCCCAATGTCAACGCCAACGCCAAGTCCATCACCATCAATGGGACCATCTGGACAGTCTCCTAGTCCTAGTGGTGGTGCGGGAACTCCACCATCATCCTCACCACCAACTGGACCGGTCACACCGGGGACTACTCCTCCACCCATGACACCAAGCGATGGTCAAGTTCCCCCACCGCCTCCAAGCTCCGCCACTAGGAACTTCTTTGCTTCAGCCTTGGTTATGTTCATGTCCATTGCTATTAGCATCATGTGGTAG
- the LOC132039652 gene encoding umecyanin-like, whose translation MEIMATKFGSCAKLLLVCLLFACVIEVSVGRTYTVGDSSGWQTPPNGAVTFSNWANQHTFVVGDVLEFNFQTGVHTAARVNKNAFDTCNTANPIDNETDGPADFTLDTTGEYYFICTIHCNQGQKLAINVTSTGSPSGSGGSPSPGSSPATPGGELPPPPPSGSVSTRVVATASFVILVPIVIISVLLS comes from the exons ATGGAAATTATGGCTACAAAATTTGGTTCATGTGCCAAATTATTGTTAGTGTGTTTGTTGTTTGCTTGTGTTATTGAAGTTTCAGTAGGAAGAACATATACAGTTGGAGATAGTTCTGGTTGGCAGACTCCCCCTAATGGTGCTGTTACTTTTTCCAACTGGGCTAACCAACATACTTTTGTTGTTGGAGACGTTCTAG AATTCAATTTCCAAACTGGAGTACACACAGCAGCCAGAGTAAACAAAAATGCTTTTGATACATGCAACACTGCAAATCCTATTGATAATGAGACAGATGGTCCAGCAGATTTCACCCTGGATACTACTGGAGAGTATTATTTCATTTGTACCATCCACTGCAACCAGGGACAAAAATTAGCTATTAACGTCACTTCTACCGGATCTCCATCCGGCTCTGGCGGCAGCCCTTCTCCCGGATCATCTCCGGCGACGCCCGGTGGTGAATTGCCTCCTCCACCGCCATCGGGATCCGTGTCGACCAGGGTGGTTGCCACAGCTTCATTTGTCATCTTAGTGCCCATTGTTATCATCAGTGTACTTTTGTCTTAG